The following are encoded in a window of Rhizobium sp. WYJ-E13 genomic DNA:
- a CDS encoding flotillin family protein has protein sequence MIFDLLLPAIIGLVLILGIGLVFATLYTRSSRDEAYVRTGLGGQKVVLDGGSVVLPIFQSIARVNLKTLRLEVRRGEGDALITKDRMRVDIGAEFYVRVKPDASSIALAAQTLGDRTNDAEQLRILIEAKFVDGLRSVAATMNLDALQEQRMDFVKAVQEAVGADLQSNGLELESVSLTRLDQTDIKHFNANNFFDAQGLATLTRITESRKKERNEIVRDTEVAIAQKDLEARQQSLAIERTKREAELNQERDIANKSAATRAETAQQEQAAKRAEEEARITTEQAIAEREALAKQVRESANIDASRAVQQRDTEARRDLQIVSQESAIAVATKSREESEAKAKAEQARALAIAAEEKVSTAKAVEIAERERQIAVIDARKKAETEATAVTVGAEAEKQAAVDQADAIKTLAVAEADAAIIKAKGILETGKAEAESEALLNEARNRLSAAIIDYEILRERIRIIPQALAEAVKPIEKISDIRIFDTGGMLGRNGSDARGGNIGLGDGLAGQLLNYQANKPVLDQLLKEAGFVGDNAISSLLGNLQPASAAQSDATDLDVDLKIEDL, from the coding sequence ATGATATTCGATCTGCTATTGCCGGCCATTATCGGCCTTGTACTGATCCTGGGCATCGGCCTGGTTTTCGCAACGCTCTACACCAGATCCAGCCGGGACGAGGCCTATGTTCGCACCGGTCTTGGCGGCCAGAAGGTCGTCCTTGATGGCGGCTCGGTCGTCCTCCCGATCTTTCAATCGATAGCGCGCGTCAATCTCAAGACGCTGCGGCTTGAGGTTCGGCGTGGCGAAGGTGACGCGCTCATCACCAAGGATCGCATGCGGGTCGATATCGGCGCGGAATTCTATGTGCGCGTCAAACCGGACGCCTCATCGATCGCGCTTGCAGCGCAAACCCTTGGCGATCGCACCAATGATGCGGAACAGCTGCGGATTTTGATCGAGGCGAAATTCGTGGACGGTCTTCGCTCCGTCGCAGCCACCATGAACCTCGATGCCCTGCAGGAGCAGCGCATGGACTTCGTCAAGGCGGTGCAGGAAGCCGTGGGCGCCGACTTGCAATCAAACGGCCTTGAGCTGGAATCCGTCTCTCTGACCCGCCTCGACCAGACGGATATCAAGCATTTCAATGCGAATAACTTCTTCGACGCGCAGGGCCTTGCAACACTGACCCGCATTACCGAGAGCCGGAAGAAGGAGCGTAACGAGATAGTACGCGACACGGAAGTCGCCATCGCCCAGAAAGATCTCGAAGCGCGCCAGCAGTCACTCGCTATCGAACGCACAAAACGAGAGGCGGAACTGAACCAGGAACGCGATATCGCCAACAAGTCGGCCGCAACGCGCGCAGAAACCGCCCAGCAGGAGCAAGCTGCCAAGCGTGCGGAAGAAGAAGCCCGCATCACCACCGAACAGGCGATTGCCGAACGTGAGGCCCTCGCCAAGCAGGTCCGCGAAAGCGCAAATATCGACGCATCCCGCGCCGTCCAGCAACGCGACACCGAAGCTCGCCGCGACTTGCAGATCGTTTCCCAGGAAAGCGCCATTGCCGTCGCGACAAAGAGCCGCGAGGAGTCCGAGGCAAAGGCAAAGGCCGAACAGGCAAGAGCTTTGGCTATCGCGGCTGAGGAAAAAGTCTCAACGGCAAAGGCCGTCGAGATCGCCGAACGCGAGCGCCAGATCGCTGTCATCGACGCCCGCAAGAAGGCGGAAACCGAGGCGACAGCCGTGACCGTCGGCGCCGAAGCCGAGAAGCAGGCCGCCGTCGACCAGGCGGACGCCATCAAGACGCTTGCAGTGGCTGAGGCAGACGCCGCAATCATCAAGGCGAAGGGCATCCTGGAGACCGGCAAGGCCGAGGCCGAGAGCGAAGCCCTGCTGAATGAAGCGCGCAATCGGCTGAGTGCGGCGATTATCGACTACGAAATCCTGCGCGAGCGCATCCGCATCATCCCGCAGGCGCTGGCAGAGGCGGTGAAGCCAATCGAGAAAATTTCCGATATCCGCATCTTCGACACCGGCGGCATGTTGGGACGCAACGGCAGCGATGCCAGGGGCGGAAATATCGGGCTCGGCGACGGGCTCGCCGGCCAGTTGCTGAACTATCAGGCAAACAAGCCCGTCCTCGACCAATTGTTGAAAGAGGCGGGCTTCGTCGGAGACAATGCAATCTCCTCCTTGCTTGGGAACCTCCAACCTGCTTCGGCGGCGCAATCGGATGCCACGGACCTCGACGTGGATCTCAAGATCGAGGATCTTTGA
- a CDS encoding glycosyltransferase family 39 protein yields MTADPELNQAEGRQYRRQTADREMAARSYLSLNTAILLGILFIAIVFRFHKITLPLVDGFSWRETSTAMMADNFQQRSWNILFPEVSWTGPGPSYQGREFQIVSYLTSLLYQLFGWHDWFGRVVAAFFGLVTVFSLHRLTALGWGEMHAHAAALAYTLMPAAIMIDSSFLPDPAMLALVTLGIWLFAKYWIGGSGWLLPLATVSFSLGALSKPPGIVAGAVVFYLMIGWILEKKRKQATWVFLSGLLSLAIIGAYFSWAIYLGRSYPPFHVAGSGGYIWDDGFWTYVKDRFYLKSAWSTSVLWFYGYPFMMLFVVGLWMPPRPAEDLKQRTLSAIPYVWLAAAMILYLAAAGEITSNVWNFHIFHVPVAMFCGHGALLLATFSSRTILTPAAVLRSICIVAVALVWSTFPLVRAMKKPVAMKGMLLGEELARLAQPGDLVVAIASEVGDPVAVYYSRARGWVFPPGGGNVEWSKFVADDATAIAQLEELRAQGADLFGVAKNATDKENRQFVEHHDGVIDYLNKTATKLVDSDDLLVYRITRP; encoded by the coding sequence ATGACCGCCGACCCGGAATTGAATCAGGCCGAAGGCCGGCAATATCGGCGGCAGACGGCAGATCGGGAGATGGCCGCTCGCAGCTACCTGAGCCTAAATACGGCGATTTTGCTGGGGATCCTGTTTATTGCGATCGTCTTCAGGTTCCACAAGATCACCTTGCCGCTGGTCGACGGCTTCAGCTGGCGCGAGACAAGTACTGCGATGATGGCCGACAATTTCCAGCAGCGCAGCTGGAACATCCTCTTTCCGGAGGTCAGCTGGACTGGCCCCGGACCAAGCTATCAGGGCCGCGAATTCCAGATCGTCAGTTACCTGACGTCCCTGCTCTACCAGCTCTTCGGCTGGCACGACTGGTTCGGCCGTGTGGTTGCGGCATTCTTCGGTCTGGTGACGGTGTTTTCGCTGCACAGGCTTACGGCGCTCGGCTGGGGTGAGATGCACGCCCACGCCGCGGCACTTGCCTACACCCTGATGCCGGCGGCTATCATGATCGACAGCTCGTTTCTTCCCGATCCCGCGATGCTGGCCTTGGTCACTCTTGGCATCTGGCTGTTTGCCAAATACTGGATCGGCGGCAGCGGCTGGCTCTTGCCGCTCGCCACGGTCAGCTTCTCGCTCGGCGCGCTGTCGAAACCGCCAGGCATCGTCGCCGGCGCCGTCGTCTTCTATCTGATGATCGGCTGGATTCTGGAGAAGAAACGAAAGCAGGCGACCTGGGTCTTCCTGTCGGGGCTTTTGAGCCTGGCCATCATTGGCGCTTATTTCAGCTGGGCGATTTATCTCGGCCGCAGCTATCCGCCGTTTCATGTCGCCGGCAGTGGTGGCTATATCTGGGATGACGGCTTTTGGACATATGTCAAAGACAGGTTCTACTTAAAATCCGCCTGGAGCACCTCGGTCTTATGGTTCTACGGGTATCCGTTCATGATGCTGTTCGTGGTCGGCTTGTGGATGCCGCCCCGACCCGCGGAAGACCTGAAGCAGCGCACGCTTTCGGCCATTCCCTATGTGTGGCTGGCTGCGGCCATGATCCTCTATCTGGCAGCGGCGGGAGAGATCACCAGCAACGTGTGGAACTTCCACATCTTCCATGTGCCGGTCGCGATGTTCTGCGGCCACGGCGCGCTTCTTCTGGCAACGTTTTCATCGAGAACCATCCTGACACCGGCGGCCGTGCTTCGCTCGATCTGCATCGTGGCGGTCGCGCTTGTCTGGTCGACCTTTCCCCTCGTCAGGGCGATGAAGAAGCCAGTCGCCATGAAGGGTATGCTGCTTGGCGAGGAACTGGCGCGGTTGGCGCAACCAGGCGACCTTGTCGTCGCCATCGCATCCGAGGTCGGCGATCCCGTCGCAGTCTACTACAGCAGGGCGCGCGGCTGGGTGTTCCCGCCTGGTGGAGGCAATGTCGAGTGGTCGAAATTCGTCGCGGATGACGCCACCGCGATCGCGCAACTCGAAGAACTGCGCGCGCAGGGCGCGGATCTGTTTGGCGTGGCCAAAAACGCCACCGACAAGGAGAACCGGCAGTTCGTCGAGCATCATGATGGGGTCATCGACTATCTGAACAAGACCGCAACCAAGCTTGTGGATTCGGATGATTTGCTGGTCTACAGAATCACCCGCCCATGA
- the rplU gene encoding 50S ribosomal protein L21 — protein MFAVIKTGGKQYRVAANDVLTIEKLEASAGDSIEFTEVLVIGEGADAAIGAPFVAGASVKAEVVDQTRGKKVIAFKKRRRQNSKRSRGHRQHHTVVRITDIVAAK, from the coding sequence ATGTTCGCAGTCATCAAGACCGGCGGTAAGCAGTACCGTGTGGCAGCCAACGACGTGCTGACCATCGAGAAGCTTGAAGCCTCCGCTGGCGACTCCATTGAATTCACCGAAGTCCTCGTGATCGGCGAAGGTGCCGACGCGGCGATCGGTGCGCCCTTCGTAGCCGGCGCCTCCGTCAAGGCGGAAGTCGTCGACCAGACCCGCGGCAAGAAGGTCATCGCCTTCAAGAAGCGTCGTCGTCAGAATTCGAAGCGTTCGCGCGGCCATCGCCAGCATCACACGGTTGTCCGTATCACGGACATCGTGGCCGCAAAGTAA
- the rpmA gene encoding 50S ribosomal protein L27, producing the protein MAHKKAGGSSRNGRDSESKRLGVKKFGGENVVAGNIIVRQRGTQWHPGANVGLGKDHTIFALTAGNVDYRTKANGRVYVSVMPKAEAAE; encoded by the coding sequence ATGGCACATAAAAAAGCTGGCGGTTCCTCGCGCAACGGTCGCGATTCCGAATCCAAGCGCCTCGGCGTGAAGAAGTTCGGCGGCGAGAACGTCGTAGCCGGCAACATCATCGTTCGCCAGCGCGGTACGCAGTGGCATCCGGGCGCCAATGTCGGCCTCGGCAAGGATCATACTATTTTTGCACTTACGGCTGGCAATGTGGACTACCGAACGAAGGCCAATGGTCGCGTGTACGTGTCTGTAATGCCGAAAGCGGAAGCAGCGGAATAA
- a CDS encoding GNAT family N-acetyltransferase yields the protein MQGELMRVDQSRSPREDQRSPKERLRPERLRTDCPVLLSERLVMRAPHEEDIDALAHLANNAKVATMVSRMPHPYTANDAADFVWRTRNGEIGKCVYAITKAENGAFMGCCGVELHTDEKTVEIGYWLGEPYWNHGYMTEACHALVDMVFRTRQQVEQIDARCRVMNVASRRVIQKCGFQFQGSGLAASLALGSNVPVEWYRLDRKTWMSLRSWGVIS from the coding sequence ATGCAAGGCGAATTGATGAGGGTCGACCAATCACGGTCACCCAGGGAAGACCAGCGGTCTCCCAAGGAACGGCTGAGGCCGGAGCGGTTAAGGACCGATTGCCCTGTCTTGTTATCGGAAAGGCTCGTCATGCGCGCGCCCCACGAGGAAGACATTGACGCCCTTGCCCATCTCGCCAACAACGCCAAAGTCGCCACCATGGTATCGCGTATGCCGCACCCCTATACCGCCAATGATGCCGCCGACTTTGTTTGGCGTACGCGAAATGGCGAGATTGGCAAGTGCGTCTATGCCATCACCAAGGCCGAAAACGGCGCCTTCATGGGGTGCTGCGGGGTAGAACTGCACACCGACGAGAAGACCGTCGAGATCGGCTACTGGCTGGGCGAACCCTATTGGAACCACGGTTATATGACCGAGGCCTGCCATGCCCTCGTCGACATGGTGTTCAGGACGCGCCAGCAGGTCGAGCAGATCGATGCCCGCTGCCGGGTCATGAACGTTGCCTCGCGCCGCGTCATCCAGAAGTGCGGTTTCCAGTTCCAGGGATCCGGCCTTGCCGCCTCGCTGGCGCTCGGCAGCAACGTGCCGGTCGAATGGTACCGGCTCGACCGCAAGACCTGGATGTCGCTGAGAAGCTGGGGGGTAATCTCATGA
- a CDS encoding GNAT family N-acetyltransferase, with product MSAVALQRPKTKPMMPGPAPVITTARLTLRPHRLSDAPDIAESLSDFAVTRMLARVPAPYDRQDALDWLVPVTSGVLPDWVLAITGSDDVHIGNVSIELRHGRWHLGYWLNRYYWRRGYMSEAAEAALERFSQRMPDIPVHSGVFADNPASLRLQEKLGFRMTGCSEIYSFARNTMVAHIETVLQPGALQQRQVA from the coding sequence ATGAGCGCCGTTGCCCTGCAGAGGCCCAAGACCAAGCCCATGATGCCCGGCCCTGCGCCGGTCATCACGACCGCAAGGCTGACGCTCCGCCCCCACAGGCTGAGCGACGCGCCTGATATTGCGGAATCGCTTTCCGATTTCGCGGTCACCAGAATGCTGGCCCGCGTCCCTGCCCCCTATGACCGCCAGGATGCGCTGGACTGGCTGGTTCCGGTCACATCAGGCGTCCTGCCGGACTGGGTTCTGGCGATAACAGGCAGTGATGACGTCCATATCGGCAATGTGTCGATCGAACTTCGTCATGGCCGCTGGCACCTCGGCTACTGGCTGAACCGCTACTACTGGCGGCGCGGCTATATGAGCGAGGCGGCGGAAGCAGCGCTGGAGCGTTTCTCGCAGCGCATGCCTGACATTCCCGTTCATTCGGGCGTCTTTGCCGACAACCCTGCTTCGCTTCGGCTTCAGGAAAAGCTCGGCTTCCGGATGACCGGCTGCAGCGAAATCTATTCTTTCGCCCGCAACACCATGGTCGCCCATATCGAAACCGTGCTTCAGCCTGGCGCACTTCAACAGAGACAGGTTGCCTGA
- a CDS encoding endonuclease/exonuclease/phosphatase family protein has protein sequence MIFASYNIQYGFGLDGRYDLERIAKSLEGADVIALQEVTRGFVRNDYADMPADLAALFPDHFWVYGPACDMHAVASEGQVSPPRGTRFQFGNMVLSRWPILSTRTLLLPRSRTVEKINLQRGATEAVIAAPGGAIRVYSVHLDHVSADERIAQLHHLTDRINAFIQEGGSLSGAHEFGLSEPPLPDDYVVMGDFNMEPESPEYCAFAGSVDRFYGRTARIGTPIDAFAALGAHMPGSYSWMDPKDHGKRMHIDYCFVSCGLKDRLKSAVIDADSLGSDHFPLHVEIGD, from the coding sequence GTGATTTTTGCGAGCTATAACATACAGTACGGGTTCGGTCTCGATGGCAGATACGATCTGGAACGTATCGCCAAAAGTCTCGAAGGCGCCGACGTCATAGCTTTGCAGGAGGTGACGAGGGGCTTCGTCCGGAACGACTATGCCGACATGCCGGCTGATCTCGCGGCCCTGTTTCCCGACCATTTCTGGGTGTATGGACCGGCCTGCGACATGCACGCCGTGGCGTCGGAGGGGCAGGTTTCTCCGCCGCGCGGCACCCGTTTCCAGTTCGGCAACATGGTGCTGTCGCGCTGGCCCATCCTGTCGACGCGAACGCTGCTTCTGCCGCGCAGTCGCACGGTAGAGAAGATCAATCTCCAGCGCGGTGCCACCGAAGCCGTTATTGCCGCACCAGGCGGCGCGATCCGGGTCTATTCCGTTCATCTCGACCATGTTTCCGCCGACGAGCGCATTGCGCAGCTTCACCATCTCACCGACCGCATCAATGCCTTCATTCAGGAGGGCGGGTCCCTGAGTGGTGCCCACGAATTCGGGCTTTCCGAGCCGCCGCTGCCGGACGATTATGTCGTTATGGGCGACTTCAACATGGAGCCGGAATCGCCGGAATATTGCGCCTTTGCCGGATCCGTCGACCGGTTTTACGGCCGCACGGCGCGGATCGGTACGCCGATCGACGCCTTTGCGGCGCTCGGAGCCCATATGCCGGGAAGCTACAGCTGGATGGATCCGAAAGATCACGGCAAGCGCATGCATATCGATTACTGTTTCGTCAGTTGCGGCCTCAAGGACCGGTTGAAATCCGCTGTCATTGATGCGGATTCCCTGGGTTCCGATCATTTTCCCCTGCATGTCGAGATCGGCGATTGA
- the obgE gene encoding GTPase ObgE, whose protein sequence is MKFLDEAKVYIRSGDGGAGSVSFRREKFIEFGGPDGGDGGRGGDVWVEAVNGLNTLIDFRYQQHFKAKVGMHGMGKNRTGANGDDVTLKVPVGTQIFEEDQETLICDLTAEGQRFCLAKGGNGGFGNAHFKSSVNQAPDWANPGLEGEEKTIWLHLKLIADAGLVGLPNAGKSTFLASVTRARPKIANYPFTTLHPNLGVATIDEREFILADIPGLIEGAHEGVGIGDRFLGHVERTRVLLHLVSAQEEKVGKAYKTVKHELEAYGNDLVDKPEIVALSQIDVLDDATLKKKAKELAKACGKTPFLISAVTGKGMTEVLRALRDIIVEANTEEKPAKTPKLRHRDMILSDEDEADE, encoded by the coding sequence ATGAAATTTCTCGATGAAGCAAAGGTCTATATCCGGTCGGGTGATGGTGGCGCGGGCAGCGTTTCCTTCCGCCGTGAGAAATTCATCGAGTTCGGTGGGCCTGACGGAGGCGACGGCGGGCGCGGCGGCGACGTCTGGGTGGAGGCCGTCAACGGCCTCAATACGCTGATCGATTTCCGCTACCAGCAGCACTTCAAGGCCAAGGTCGGCATGCATGGCATGGGCAAGAACCGCACCGGCGCCAATGGCGACGATGTGACGCTCAAGGTTCCTGTCGGTACGCAGATATTTGAAGAGGATCAGGAAACGCTGATCTGCGACCTCACTGCAGAAGGCCAGCGATTCTGCCTCGCCAAAGGTGGCAATGGTGGTTTCGGCAACGCCCACTTCAAGTCTTCGGTCAATCAGGCGCCGGACTGGGCCAATCCCGGCCTGGAGGGCGAAGAAAAGACCATCTGGCTGCACCTGAAGCTGATTGCCGATGCCGGCCTCGTCGGCCTGCCGAATGCCGGCAAGTCAACCTTCCTTGCTTCCGTGACACGCGCCCGGCCGAAGATCGCCAATTACCCCTTCACGACACTGCACCCTAACCTCGGTGTCGCGACCATCGACGAGCGGGAATTCATCCTTGCCGATATTCCCGGCCTTATCGAAGGTGCGCATGAGGGCGTGGGCATCGGCGACCGCTTCCTCGGCCATGTCGAGCGCACGCGCGTGCTGCTGCATCTGGTCTCCGCCCAGGAGGAAAAGGTCGGCAAGGCCTATAAGACGGTGAAGCACGAGCTCGAAGCCTATGGCAACGACCTGGTCGACAAACCGGAAATCGTCGCGCTCTCGCAGATCGACGTACTCGACGATGCGACCCTGAAGAAGAAGGCCAAGGAACTCGCCAAGGCCTGCGGCAAGACGCCATTTCTCATTTCCGCCGTCACCGGCAAGGGAATGACGGAAGTGCTGCGCGCGCTGCGCGACATCATCGTCGAAGCCAATACCGAAGAAAAACCGGCCAAGACACCGAAGCTGCGCCATCGCGACATGATCCTGAGCGACGAGGACGAGGCGGATGAGTAG
- the proB gene encoding glutamate 5-kinase, with product MSSRKPLDRYRRVVIKIGSALLVDRKTGLKKAWLDAMCADIAALKSKGVDVLVVSSGAIALGRSVLDLPSGALKLEESQAAAAVGQIVLARAWSESLSRDEIVAGQILLTLGDTEERRRYLNARATINQLLKIGAVPIINENDTVATSEIRYGDNDRLAARVATMTGADLLILLSDIDGLYTAPPHLDPDAQFLETIAEITPEIEAMAGGAASELSRGGMRTKIDAGKIATTSGCAMVIASGKPDSPLSAIERGARSSWFAPSGTPVTARKTWIAGQLQPAGALHLDEGAVTALGAGKSLLPAGVRSISGNFSRGDTVAIIAPSGREIARGLVGYDAEEARQITGRKSAEIEAILGYPGRAAMVHRDDMVMTVQIGSKSERQKKDASYA from the coding sequence ATGAGTAGCCGTAAGCCGCTGGACCGCTATCGCCGCGTCGTCATCAAGATCGGCTCTGCTTTGCTGGTGGACCGCAAGACCGGTCTGAAAAAAGCCTGGCTTGATGCGATGTGCGCCGATATCGCCGCGCTGAAGTCCAAAGGCGTCGATGTCCTCGTGGTATCGTCAGGTGCCATTGCTCTCGGCAGGTCGGTGCTCGATCTTCCCTCCGGCGCGCTGAAGCTGGAAGAAAGCCAGGCGGCAGCGGCAGTCGGCCAGATCGTGCTGGCACGAGCCTGGTCGGAAAGCCTTTCGCGCGACGAGATCGTCGCCGGCCAGATCCTGCTGACGCTCGGCGATACCGAAGAGCGGCGCCGCTACCTCAACGCCCGCGCCACCATCAACCAGCTTCTGAAGATCGGCGCCGTGCCGATCATCAATGAAAACGACACGGTGGCAACCAGCGAAATCCGCTATGGCGACAACGATCGCCTTGCTGCGCGTGTCGCCACGATGACCGGCGCCGACCTGCTGATCCTTCTTTCCGATATCGACGGTCTCTATACCGCGCCGCCGCATCTCGATCCGGATGCACAATTCCTGGAAACCATTGCCGAAATCACCCCCGAAATCGAGGCCATGGCTGGCGGCGCCGCCTCCGAACTCTCGCGCGGCGGCATGCGCACCAAGATCGATGCCGGCAAGATCGCGACGACCTCCGGCTGCGCCATGGTCATCGCGTCAGGCAAGCCTGATAGTCCGCTTTCAGCAATCGAAAGGGGCGCGCGTTCCTCCTGGTTTGCACCATCAGGCACGCCCGTTACCGCCCGCAAGACCTGGATTGCCGGACAGCTTCAGCCGGCTGGCGCATTGCATCTCGATGAAGGTGCCGTCACAGCTCTCGGCGCCGGCAAGAGCCTGCTTCCGGCTGGCGTGCGCAGCATCTCCGGCAATTTTTCTCGCGGCGACACGGTCGCGATCATTGCTCCCTCCGGTCGCGAGATCGCTCGTGGGCTCGTCGGTTACGACGCGGAGGAAGCCCGCCAGATCACCGGCCGTAAATCGGCTGAGATCGAGGCGATCCTCGGTTATCCCGGCCGCGCCGCCATGGTCCATCGTGACGATATGGTGATGACCGTGCAGATCGGTTCGAAATCGGAAAGGCAGAAGAAGGACGCAAGCTATGCTTGA